In the genome of Perca flavescens isolate YP-PL-M2 chromosome 21, PFLA_1.0, whole genome shotgun sequence, the window ctgaacgAATGAATACAATTATAAACCATTACATGCTCAATTGATAGTAATAATGACTTTTCATActcacttttcttttctcatcCACTTGAGAGAAGAGCTCATCCATGTCCATAAGATACTTGTCCTAAGTAGGTCACAATTCCATGTTACCCGACATATTCATGAATATTCAGTTAGAATATATAAAAGTACTATATTTGTTAATTAAAAGCATGACAACCGAGTAAGTCCAAAACCTATGTAAAACGTACATGTTTTAATGCAATCTTGGCAGCATCGCCTCCATTTTGATTGTCGTCCTGTTTCTCTTTGTATTCTTCAAGTTCTCTGCATAAACACAAAGTTATTATAAATTACCTCCATCATCCAGAACAAAATAATAGTGATACCCACATGACAGAATTATTCCAGTGATTCAAGAGATCATTACGACACAAAGACAGCACCCTGGATATTTGACTGCTGCCACACATTCTCACCTTTCCTTCTCAGCAAGTATGAGTTTAGTCAGATAGGCATGCAACTCGTTCTCCTGGTTGATGCGCTTGTCCTCAATGCTATTCCAACGTTTCTTCTTTGCAATGCGCAAGGCGCTGGGGATGTCATCTCCAAAGTTCAGCCTCTGTTCTTTTGCCAGATTATAAGCTGTAGAAAACACCatgacagaaacactgtttgttattaaagtatttcttaCAGTTTTCTTTCCTTCTGACATCTTGTTTAGATATATAAAACGTTCCATTCCTTTCACTGTAGAATATTATGTTTCAAATGATAGAAACCCTGACAAAGCATACAGTAAGACATCCTTGCAAACATATGCCATGCCCATAAAGTGCCTCAGAGCAGAAGAGCTGATATAAGAGCCACTATACCACtagaaatttaaaaagaaagatgCACGGggacttaaaaataaatgatgaagTGCATGAGTAACACTGTGCAATTTATGAGCAAGCTGCTTTTACACAGTACCACAAAAACTTTGCACAGGCTTCACCATCTTATAGTAGTTTGCTCTGACCTTTCTGCAGGTTGCCGATGGCCTCATCATAGTTCTCCAGCTCCAGGTGACACTGGCCCAGGAAGAAGTGGGCCTTGACTGACTGGCTGTCCAGCTCCAGTGCATGCTTACAATCTGCCAGAGCCTTATCATGCTGCTGCAGCTTCACATGGCAGAGAGCCCTGTTGGTGTAGTACACTGCCACCGATGGATTACGGTTCTGGGAGACAGGAAATACCAGACAATACACATGCACTGTAACATCATGGCACTGTGGACTAGGCTTCGCAAGAAAAATCCATCAATTTGATTTCTCTATCAAGGACAATACtatgtttgaatgtgttttagTTAAGAAGATGACACTCCACCATTggtattatttcttttataatGACGGTTACTTACAATAGCTTTACTGTAACACGTAGCAGCCTCCTGGTACTTGCGGCAGAGGAACAGCCGGTTCCCCTGCTCTTTCAGCTCCTGCGCGGTGGAACTCTTCTCCGGGCTGCCGGCCATCTTCTCCACCGGCTCTGCGGGGCCCGCCTCGCCCTGCTTCCCTATCCTGTTCCCCGTCTCTTCGGCTGGCTGACAGGTCCAATAATGCCCTGTCCTTCCTGAATTTCACAAACTAGATCAGAAGACAATGTGCATGTAACGTTATGTCAACATTTACCGCGTGCATTCACTGCAATACACCTGCAATG includes:
- the stub1 gene encoding E3 ubiquitin-protein ligase CHIP, giving the protein MAGSPEKSSTAQELKEQGNRLFLCRKYQEAATCYSKAINRNPSVAVYYTNRALCHVKLQQHDKALADCKHALELDSQSVKAHFFLGQCHLELENYDEAIGNLQKAYNLAKEQRLNFGDDIPSALRIAKKKRWNSIEDKRINQENELHAYLTKLILAEKERELEEYKEKQDDNQNGGDAAKIALKHDKYLMDMDELFSQVDEKRKKREIPDYLCGKISFELMREPCITPSGITYDRKDIEEHLQRVGHFDPVTRSPLTQDQLIPNLAMKEVIDAFIQENGWVEDY